The Mus pahari chromosome 2, PAHARI_EIJ_v1.1, whole genome shotgun sequence genomic interval TCTGGGCCTTGGGTAGAGAAGGCAGGTCAGCGTATGcatgcccacagccttggcaagCCAGCCATGCCCTTGTGTTTACTCTCCCGTGGGCTCCCTCCTCACTCCACATCCTGCCTGTCTGTATAGGATCCTTCAAGTCTTTCCCTACCCATGTTCTTCCTTAGCCACgttcttctctttatttcaagCTGCTTGCCTTTCATTCTTTCAGCTATCCCTACCCGTCCACAGCCCTCTTCCTCTCCAGGCATTCCAGAGTGATGTCTTCTGACTTCTCCCTTTGCCCCTGCAGGAGATGGGCTGGCAAGAATCAAGCAGGAGAAGCCAGAGGGGCTGTTGCAGACTGTGGCATCTCAGGCCGTGCTTCCAGAGAAGGACAAGGAAAACATATTTCAGCAACAGAGTGGCCTCCCTCCTTGCCAGACCATGGGGAGGCCCTGGGCTCTGGGGTCACAAGAGGAGACTGGGGGTACACGGTGGGCCCCACTTCCTGAGCAGGATGCACCACTGGCTGCTCGAGTTACAGGGACAGCTTCAGGTCCTCTGAGCCCCTCACTTTCTGCGGGCGGGGGTCAGTTTGTGTGCGTGGATTGTGGGAAGAGATTCAGCTGGTGGTCGTCCCTGAAGATTCACCAGCGCACACACACCGGTGAGAAGCCCTACCTCTGTGGCAAGTGTGGCAAGAGCTTCAGCCAGAAGCCCAACTTGGTGCGCCACCAGCGCCACCATACGGGCGAGAGACCCTTCTGCTGCCCGGAGTGCACGAGGCGCTTCAGTCAGAAACAGCACCTACTCAAACACCAGAAGACACACTCTCGGCCTGCCACTCACACGTGTCCAGAATGTGAGCGCTGCTTTCGGCATCAAGTGGGCCTCCGCATCCACCAGCGGACACATGTCCGAAACCGCCTGAGTGCCCGTGCCAACTTCCACGAGATGTTCCGGTATGCTGCTGCACGTCGCTGGTCCTGTCGTCTGCGCCCAGGATCTCTACGCGGGCATCCCGAGTGGGTCTGGCTGGGGCTCTGCCGGAGTTGGTGGGGCCAGCATGGTGTACGGACAACAGCCCACAGCCGCTTAGGTCCCAGTGAACAGCGCCAGTTCATCTGCAATGATTGCGGTAAGAGCTTCACGTGGTGGTCATCGCTGAACATCCATCAGCGCATCCACACAGGTGAGCGGCCCTATGCGTGCCCTGAGTGTGGCCGCCGCTTCAGCCAGAAGCCCAACCTCACGAGGCACCTACGCAACCACACCGGTGAGCGGCCGCACCCTTGCTCGCACTGTGGACGCAGCTTCCGCCAGAAGCAGCACCTGCTCAAGCACCTGCGCACACACCTGCCTGGCGCCCAGGCCGCAAGGTGCACCAGCTGTGGCCAGAGCTGCCCCAGCCGTGCAGCACTGCGAGCCCACCAGCGTGTGCACGCAGCTGCGGAGCTGCTGCGCTCGCAGTCTGTGGTCCGGGATGGTGTGCCTGGCTCTGAGTCACAAGCTGAGATCGCCCAGAGTGTGGTTTTGAAGTCCCAGGGACTCCAGGGTGCTAAGGAAGTGCTGTGTGGCCAGGAGTGTGAGACCTTGGCTGTGCCCAGCGAGCAGCGCCAGTTCATCTGCAATGAGTGCGGCAAGAGCTTCTCATGGTGGTCAGCACTCACCATCCACCAGCGCATCCACACGGGCGAGAGGCCCTATGCCTGCCCAGACTGCGGTCGCTGTTTTAGCCAGAAGCCTAACCTCACACGACACCAGCGGAACCACACAGGCGAGAGACCCTACCTGTGCACAGCCTGTGGCCGTGGCTTCCGTCAAAAGCAGCATCTGCTCAAGCATCAGCGTGTCCATCGTGGAGCTCAGGCACCACACCCTGGCCCAGAGGAAGAGCTGTAGTGTGCCCTGTGCAACtgatggtggtgggtggtggagtGTGTGCCTGTAGGGTGTATGTCAGGAACAGGGGATGTTCCCCGAGTTAGGCTCATCAAGGTTCTGAGGCCTAAGAATGGTATTCTAGAAGCATCTCAAAGGAAGTCTAAAAAGTGCCTCGTAGGGGCGGTGAGATCAAAGCTGTGGGTGTTTAGGATGGACTGTGATTGTTAGGGTACCATTCAGAATTGGCTCCCAGCCGTAGGCACCTTGTGAGGAGCAGTTGGGGGTCCTAGAAAAGCCACTGTGTGTGAAATGACCTGGGACTGATCAGTGGTAGCACTAGCCTGACACATAGGCTACAAGATGGTCAGTGGGGTGGTCCCCATGGGAAAGACGGTCACAGACTCCAGGATATCAATAGAACAAAGGCTGTGGCTAAGAAGGTGTAATTATTTCCCCAGCTCCAAGGACAGTGCCAAGCAGCCACGCTGGATCATTTGATGGCCCAGACTCTGAGCATCTTGCTGCTTGGAGCACTAGGTACAGCAGACTGGCCTAATTGGCAGTGTGTATGATGATTGGAGGGTGTGGTGCAGTCAGATGGTGTCATCCATAGCTTGGCTGCTTGGGGAAGTGACTATGCAAGAACAGGCTGTCTGTgccaagtgtatgtgtgtgtttgtgactgCCTTGGGTCCTTACCCTTACTGGTATTGGAGAAAAATGAAGGACTGAATATTCCATATGGTGTCACTGTTCTTTCATCCTTACCCAAGCCCATGTGTGCGAGCTCCCTAggataaggtgtgtgtgtgtgtgtgtgtgtgtgtgtgtgtgtgtgtgtgtgtggcaggtgtGGGGCTGTTACCGTTCATCTGTGCCCTACTCCTACCTGCTGCCCAGGCTGGAGGGTGGTTTTCTGTCTTCCACTCTCCTTCATGCCACTTGCATATCTCTTCCCATTCACTGATTCTCCGTCCCCCACTCTGTCCCTCTGAAGTCACCTCTCATGTCCCTCTACAGAAGGGTGGCTGATGTGCTGGTGCTGACAGAAGCCAGGGCTCCAGCCTAGGCTCTGTAACCTTGGGTCTATACTCCTTCCAGGAGATGAGTACCAGGGCAGGGTATCCCGGGAGCAGAAGGAAGGTGAGACCCAGTAAACTTCTGGAGGAGCAAGAACCACACTTGCCGGTGTCCTGGGGCCGGTGACGCCAAGTGCAGAATTCAGTCTGGCTTCTGGTCGCCACTAAATGGAGAATAGTTGAACCTTTTATTTTGGAGATGCTTTAGTTGTGGTGTTATCAAAGGACAGGAGGACAAACAAGACCCTTGCAGTCATCGTCCTCCTCCCGAGAAGCACAGCAGCAGTGAAGCTTAGCATCAAGCCCGGGCTGCTCGCTCTTGGTCAGATTCTTTGATTCTAAACTGGGCTGAGTCCTGCGCTGGGCGAGGTGTGCAGATCAGCTCCGAGTGCCAACAGGAAGCTGAGCCTGCAGAGTTCCCTGTCCtaccccctgccctcccccatatccctcacacacaccagaaggagcctctccctgcctccctggcacTACCTTGCCCTTCCTACCCAGCCGGCACTGCCCTTCCCAGGAGGATTCCAGTGTCTTGCATTACATCAGAACAGATGTAATGCTTCCAGGCTTCTTCGTCTTTGTCATCTAGCAAATCCTGAGTCGAGCCTGAAAAGATGGCCTACTCCTGAAAGGCATCCCAGGGCACCACCATTTGGGGTTAGAGAACCATTGCCTCAGGGTAGACTCAGCAGAAACACTGGCTCCCTAGAGAACCATGTGGGCGAGGGGTGGTGCAGGAAGATATCAGCTATGCTCCATCCTTCAATGGAATAGGTTCTCTCCTGCAAATGGCCCGCATTGAATGTCACATCACAGTGGCGCGTCAGTAGGATTCAGGGTTAACGAGGCCCAGTTGTAGCCCCTGCTTGTGCAAGTTGGTGAGAATGACTGTTCACTTTTCCTGTGTGGTGACTGTCTCACAGGGTCACAGGGCAGACAGGGTCAAATCCCACAGAGGGCTGGATTATGGTTTCTGTACATATTGATCAGATGGGGTCTGCAAAGCACTGGCTCCTTAACAGACCTGTACCAAGATTTGTACCAGATGGGTAGGACGCAGCCCCTGCCCTCACTGAAGGACTCCCTAGGGAATCATTTTCATATGCTGTGAAACTTGTCATAATCTGTATGCTCAGCTCTCAAAAAAACGGCTTTCAGCGCTGGCTGTGTTGGCCAGGCTCTCTTgttcattatctcatttaattcctCATGGTCAGTGATGTGAGCTAACAGTGACCTTGCCAGTTGGCATGGTGGAAAACGGGTTGGTAGTGGGACTTGTCCACCAAGTCCTGTTCTACACTGGTGGCAAGCCCAGGCCACCTGTCAGCCTCAGGTCTGTGGTTACGACTGTTGGCTcctcaaaggaaaacacagaactGTCAACTTGAGTTCTGATTCCCTTTCTTTATAAAGTGGGTCAGAGAATATCAAAGAGGTGGCATAAAATCAAAGACAAGGTCGGACTTGTCCTAGAGGTTTACAATGTGGGACGCTGTGCCGCACTGCAGAGATCAAGGGGGGGGGCACACGGGAGCCAGCCCTGAGAAAGGAAACAAGACCCCAAGGGTTCCTGTCCCATCCTCTGCCAGGTGAGTGAGTGCAAGCCTGCAGGGACGCTGTGGCCACATCAGCTGGTTGGGGCTGGATCCTGGAACCCTTGCCTTCTGTGAGGAGCAGCCTGAAGTTGGATGGTACATGAAGAGAGATTGACATTTGGTAAGCAATAAAAACATCAAGTTTGACAGCAAAGGGATCAGGTTTCAGGCTCCTTGGAAGGGTTCGGGGTACACTGGCCAGGATCAATCTGCCATGGGAAGCTGATTGGGAGAAGGTGGGGGTAGGATACAGAGTCCTGGGGAGCAGCTGCCCAGCAGGTGCACCAAcctggacagagagagagcagatcTTGGCTCAGAGAGGCTTGGTGCAAAAGCTGGCAGAGTTGGGCCATATGGGACCCTTTTCAAAAACAAGCAactaagtacacacacacacacacacacacccggttCCTGAGTTTCAACTTGAATTTTATATAACAGCTACATGAGGCAATAATGTACCCTAGTTGTAATGATGCTTCTATTGGCAAAAGCCTAGATGCCTTGCTTTCTcccactccttcctccatcctttgcCCATAGCCCAAATCTAGAAAaaggtggggttttgttgttgtcaagGTTGGAGTCACAGCTCTGGGGTTGAGGCTTTGGGACTGTGGCAGGGGAAGCACACAGCAAGCACTCCTGAGGAAGTTGCTGTTACGAATCTAATAAGCTTCAAATGTGGCTACCTGAAGAGCAATTGCACTatggaaagggggaggaggacatCCCTGTTGAGCGCAGTCTCCATGAGGAGCTGTGTGGCTCAGCTTTCCTCTTGCTGTAAGAGAACCTGAGAACAGCGAAGGCGGTCCTGTCCTAGGGGCATGGTTGGGTTTTGGCCCTTGCCGGCTCTGTCTCTTTGGGCCTGAGGTGAGACAGAGTATCATGGTGGTAGGAGTGTCTGGCAAAGGCGGCTTCTCACCTTaaggcagccaggaaggagaATGACAGTAAAGAGTCAGGGAGAAGCTATTCATTCATGGGAACCCCTCCCcaacaagcccccccccccgcctccaaCATGCCATCACATGACTCCATCACATGACTCCACCAGTATATTACTCCTTCAGTGCCATGGAAGCAGcagttctcatcctgtgggtcgtgacccctttgggtgCACAGAacaggtatcctgcatatcaggtatttatgTTACGATTCACAACAAtagcgaaattacagttatgacgaCGTAGCATTTAGTTACACaccatgaactgtattaaagggttgaagccttaggaaggttgagaatcactgctgaATGGAGGGGCATATTGTTTCTAAACGGTAGCTGGGATGAACCAATTTTCCACATTCAGTTCATCTGCCGTGCGTTTAAAAGTCTGGCTGGGTTGATGTTATAGGTCTTGTCTTGGACTTTCATTGTGAAGAAAGAACTTTGGAACATCAGATGACATCTCACAAACAGAGCCTCACATCTATGCCCAGGTCCCCTCATCCCCTGACACCCCTCTACGTTGTAGCTGGGTCTGCAGTTCAGCTTGCAGGTCCccattctcttcttctccctaCGGCTGCCCACGAAGAGATCAGGCGTTCATGTCAACCTGTGGTAGTCACTGAAAAGACAGTGAAAAGGACTCATCGCGACAGACTCAGGGGGTCCGGGGATGCTTAAAACACAGTCCCTGCTCTTGGAAATTTACAACTTGGTGGGGATGGCGCCAGGCAATTTGACGAGATGTAGTGGGGACCGTGTCCTGATATCTGGAGATAGGAAGACCTCTTGGAAAGAGTAGACAGACAGAAGTCCTGGAGATTTATCCCTGTGCAGGCAGCCCTCCAGGATGCCCAGCACAGTGATCTGTGGGAACCTCAGGAATATTCTGGAGCCACCTGTTTGTCTGGTGGGCCTCAGGGTGAATGCAGCACAAGGCCTGACCAGGCCTTGCTGAGTTGGCTGTTCCACCCTTGCAGAAAGGATCCAAAGGCCTGTGTTGGTCTCTACCTGCTtcgtgactcttttttttttttttttttttttggtttttcgagacagggtttctctNNNNNNNNNNNNNNNNNNNNNcctggaactcactttgtagaccaggctggcctcgaactcagaaatccgcctgcctctgcctcccgagtgctgggattaaaggcatgcgccaccacacccggctcgctTTGTGACTCTTACATGATGGTGGTGGTCACATGTGGGCCACTGTCCTGCCTGGATAAGCAAGCATGACTGTGTATGCAGAATGCCATCACATTGTCGTGCTgttgtgtgtgccacagcacattaAGATGGACTTGGGCTGGGGTCAGGTGCTTGCATGTGGAATGGGAGGACAGAAGTGACTCAGCTGAAATTCAGCCTTCACCCCTGTCGTTCCCCTCAGAGACATAGGGTTTTGGACCGCATCCCCTGTCTCCCATCCCTGCCCACAGCTGTGATTTCCTTTTCTATACTGGCATAGCTCACCTAGAAAATGCTGTTAAGGGGATGGTCCTGTTCCTCCATAGATTACTCTATTTGCTTCTGAAAACCTTGGTCTTTCCTAAGTGTCCCCATTTCTCCTGTGGCCTGCTTAAGAGATGAAACCCATTTTCCCTGGCAGTTGACTGCTCCTGCAGCAGGAGCTGAATGTGGAGGAAGTATGTCTGTGAGAGGTCATGTTGTGTATGTCATAGGAACTCATAACTGGCCCTGGTATGGTTAAACATCCATCCCAGTAGATTTCTTATGTGACCTTTGCCACTTTTAAAGTTGTGGGTGTTAGAGGAAGCCGCCTTGGGTTtcgttttaaaaatcttttctcatctataaaacatTGTTATGATCCCATTTTATAGATGCAGATGGTTAAGTTCCCATGAGATAATACATGGGGAATGGTGGTATAAAAAGCAAGGATATGGACAGGCAAGGGGTATTATTAAAGGGCAGTGGGAACCCAGAATTTAGCTTCTGTGcgttcactcactcactcattcattatccattcatttgaGATAGAGCCTCACTGTAGCTGTAGCATTGACCTGCAAGGAAGTCAATATGTAGATAAAGCTTGCCTCAAAcaccagagatctgcctctgccttaagtgctgggattaaatgcataccaccatgcctgacttctccAGGGATTACAAAAAGTTCGTTTAGGGGACAGCTTTGGCTTGATCACAATAGTGCCCATAGTCATGGGGCTTTAACTCTGAGACTCTCCATTACTGGGTCCCCTGCTTCTTTCGCTTCTTGCTCCTCCAGAGAAGCGCACTGGTCCCAGAGTCCCAGCCGGCTTCCAGGAGCTGGGGTAGGTCCAAAGCCTTAGCTAGCCtgtggatgaagaaaatgaagacctTGCGTCTCCGTAAAGAAGGATGGCCGGGGATGGGGTTGTCGGGACACTGAGGTGACTCCTCCTGCAAGGCAACGCTGACCCCAGAATCTGGACCCTTTTCTTTCCCAGGCAGGCGCAGCGCTCGCTGCCTCCCTTTTCCCCGCCAGCCAGGTTGTTGGCGCGTTAGACCTCCCAGCCTCACGGGGCTGCTGTGCGGCTGCGACGAAGCTGGCGACTGCGGCGCTGCAGCAGAGGCAAGGGCTCCAGAGGCGGCGCCGCGTGAGTCCCAGGCTAGAGCCCAAGATCAGGAGGGAGGTTACCGTATTTATCGAGGCCAGTGGGGGACCCTTGATGCCGGGTCACTGCGGGCGTGCTACCGTATTTGCCTGGAGCCGTGCAAGTCCTTTCTGGGAGTGGCAGTGCCGGGACTTAATTACTTGTTTACTTAGGATCCCGCGGTCTCGCGGGGGGCGCTGCGGGCACCGGGTGGGTCGATTGCATGCGTTCCTCCAGGAAATGGGGTTGGCAGCCCAATAAGGTGGGCTGCGGAAGCTGGGTGGCGGCCTATTTATGTTCCTAGGGGTGGGGTTGCGATGCACAGCTTGTCACATTTCTCGGACCCCTGAATTAACAAGGCTGTGAGAGTCTCGCTGGGTGGGTGAGCTCTTGGAATTAAGGCAGGGGTTTGACCAGACAGCGCGCGGGAGGAGGATTTTCGGCTttatggggggtggggatgaaggGCGCAGCGCTGCGGGAGATTTAACTGTTTTTTCCTTGGGCTGCTCAGACTCTTGAGGAAAAAGCTGCTGCAGGCTGCAGAAGGGGAGCAGGTTGGGCTGTGAGTGGGGCACCTAATGGAGGAACttgggggagggatgggaaacCAAGGCTTTAGACCCTCCGGGCCCTGGTCAAAGGTCTAATAGGGAAAGTGGGGAGGTTGCCCAACGACAGGACCAGCCTCAGATTGGACAAGGAGCCTTTGATGGGTCTGTCTTTGCAAATGCCAGCACAGATGTCTGGGGAGGGATTATGGGTGGAGCCACAGGGCAATGGGTTCTAATCCTTTTCTCCAGGGTTAAGTGCCAATTCCACCTTGGCCTTGAAGGTAGGGGAAGACAGAGGGTGTCTCTGATACCCCCACTCTGCAGGTTGATTGACTGAGGCTGGAAGTATGGGAAGGACCCGAAGGGAGGTTTGAAGGGAACTCTAAACAAGCTTTTCTGATGGAGGGACTGAATGGAATGGGTCCCAGTTGCTCTATAAGGCTTGGGAGTGATAAGAAGTCACCATGCCCTATAGGGACCGTGACCCTTTGAGAATGAATGGGTTTGTGGTGGCTGGGGTattggtaggtgtgtgtgtgtgtgtgtgtgtcaagggaTGTTTAGTTGCTGAGCCGCTAGTATGC includes:
- the Znf775 gene encoding zinc finger protein 775, whose product is MESGLAGSISGDGLARIKQEKPEGLLQTVASQAVLPEKDKENIFQQQSGLPPCQTMGRPWALGSQEETGGTRWAPLPEQDAPLAARVTGTASGPLSPSLSAGGGQFVCVDCGKRFSWWSSLKIHQRTHTGEKPYLCGKCGKSFSQKPNLVRHQRHHTGERPFCCPECTRRFSQKQHLLKHQKTHSRPATHTCPECERCFRHQVGLRIHQRTHVRNRLSARANFHEMFRYAAARRWSCRLRPGSLRGHPEWVWLGLCRSWWGQHGVRTTAHSRLGPSEQRQFICNDCGKSFTWWSSLNIHQRIHTGERPYACPECGRRFSQKPNLTRHLRNHTGERPHPCSHCGRSFRQKQHLLKHLRTHLPGAQAARCTSCGQSCPSRAALRAHQRVHAAAELLRSQSVVRDGVPGSESQAEIAQSVVLKSQGLQGAKEVLCGQECETLAVPSEQRQFICNECGKSFSWWSALTIHQRIHTGERPYACPDCGRCFSQKPNLTRHQRNHTGERPYLCTACGRGFRQKQHLLKHQRVHRGAQAPHPGPEEEL